TGCGTTTCCCGGGGAGCCGTGGACCCGTTCCGGCTGGCCGAGACGCTGGTGCGGAAGGACAGCAAAGCGTGCCTCGACTTGCTCCGCCGCTTCGCGGCAGGCGCGGATCCAGAGGATTACCACAAACTGAACGGGGCGGTGGCGTGGTTCCTTCGGAGCGCGGTTCAGGGGAAGGGGAGGGCCGGTGGCGTCACGCCGCGGCGGGCAGCGGAGATCTTCCGAACCCTGTCACGGATCGATCGGGAGATGAAGGGGGAGAGCAGGCTCTCCCCCGGGCAGGTGTACGAGATCCGTCTGCTGTCGCTGCTGACCTAACGCCGAGCGTTACTTCTTCGCCGCCTTGTGGACGGCTTTCGCCAGACGCGAGACCCTGCGGGACGCGGTCTTCTTGTGAAGGACGCCTTTCGACCCGGCGCGCTCGAGGACGGACGTGGCTTTGCGCAGCAGTTCGGCGCTCTTTTCCCCGGTTCCCCCGGC
The nucleotide sequence above comes from Deltaproteobacteria bacterium. Encoded proteins:
- the rpsT gene encoding 30S ribosomal protein S20 → MARIKSGIKRHKQSLKARARNRHVRSTVKTAVKDVRSDIAGGTGEKSAELLRKATSVLERAGSKGVLHKKTASRRVSRLAKAVHKAAKK